The sequence TTTTGTTAATGCTACAATAAAACTTCCGTCATCTAAAAGTATAAGTAATAGAGTGCTTATACTAAATGCTATGTGCGATATGCCTCTCCCTATAGAAAATCTTTCGGATAGTGATGACACTGTAGTTTTATTTAATTCGCTAAACTCCGATAGTAACTGTTTTGATATAGGAGCTGCAGGAACTTCTATGAGATTTCTTACTGCTTACTTATCTCTAAAGCAAGGCGAATTTAATATTACTGGAACTGAAAGAATGAAACATAGACCAATAAAAGTGTTGGTTGATGCTCTTCGTACTTTGGGTGCCGATGTAGATTACGTAGAGAATGAGGGTTTCCCTCCTTTGCGCATACACGGACATTCGCTTTGTGGTGGAAAAGTTTCCCTAAATGGAGGTGTTAGCTCTCAATATATTTCAGCTTTAATGATGATTGCTCCTTATTTAGATAAAGGTATGGAACTTACGCTTGAAGGCGAAGTTATATCTAAGCCATATATCTTAATGACTAAGCATTTGATGAAGAGTTTTGGAGTTGAGGCTGAGTGGAGTAACAATAAAGTTGTGGTTAAACCTCAAACATACAAATCTTTACAATTTAAGGTGGAAAGCGATTGGTCGGCTGCTTCGTATTGGTACGAGATACTTGCTTTGTCAGACGCGAACGCAGAGATAGAGTTGCTTGGCTTAGACGAAGATAGTTGTCAGGGAGATGCTAATGGAAGATTTTTGTTTGATAAGCTTGGGGTGAAAACTGAGTTTACCGATAGGGGAGTTCTCTTAACAAAGAAACCCACAGAGATTGATGGCTATTGTTTGGAGTACGATTTTGTTAATGAACCCGACCTCGCTCAGACTTTTGTTGTTGTTTGTTGCTTAATGAATATTCACTTTAAGTTTTCTGGCTTACAAAGTTTGAAGATTAAAGAAACTGACAGAATGAAAGCTCTTCAAAACGAAATGGCTAAGCTGGGATACTTGTTAAAAGAAGACATAAATAATGTTTTAAGCTGGGACGGTAGTAGGGTAGAGGCAGATGCTAATCCTATTATAAAGACTTACGAAGATCATCGTATGGCTATGGCTTTTGCTCCTGCTTGCTTGAAACTAAGAGAGATAAACATAGCAGAGCCTTCGGTTGTAACTAAGTCTTATCCTAAATACTGGGACGATTTACAATCGGTAGGATTTGAACTAAAACAAATAAAACAATGAGACCTCACGAAGATTCGGAAGTGTGCTGCGGAGCTCACGAAGTCTGCGAAAAAGACTTGATAATAAAGGCTGCTCAAAATCCTGTGGAATATTACGACGACGAAGAATTAGATGTCTTTATTGGGCGAACATCTGACGATTATACCGAAGAAGAAACAGCGCTCTTTTTGCACGTTCTTCATACTATGTGGGAAAGCGATGTGCCTGGCTGGACGAGAAGTCTTCAGTTAAGAGGAATAGAAATGCCCCTATCTGTAAGAGACGAGGTTCTGTTTATAATGGGGTCGTAATAGAGAATTCTTATAAAGGATAATCTTCAAAGGCGTATAAATCGGTAGATAAATATCTTTCCCCAGTGTCGGGAAGTATCGCTACTATTGTTTTTCCTTCGTTTTCTTCCTTCTTTGCCAACTGTAATGCAGCGTATAATGCAGCACCTGAAGATATTCCTGCAAGTAATCCTTCTTTCTGAGCTAACAGTCGAGATGCACGAATGGCATCGTTGTCTGTTACTTGGATAATTTGATCAACAACATCTGGGTTGTAGTTTTTAGGAATGAAACCTGCGCCTATGCCTTGTATCTTATGGGGTCCGGGTTTTCCTCCGGATAGTACTGGAGAACTTGCTGGTTCTACTGCCACTGCTATTATGTTAGGGTTATGACGTTTAAGTCCTAAAGCTGTTCCGCTTAAAGTTCCGCCTGTGCCAACACTTGCAACAAATATATCAACCTTGCCATCAGTGTCATTCCATATTTCTTCTGCTGTTTTGTTTGTGTGAACGAGAGGGTTTGCAGGGTTTTCAAACTGTTGTAGAATTACAGAGTTGGGATATTCTTTTAATAGTTCGTTAGCTTTGTTGATAGCTCCATTCATTCCTTCGCTACCGGGAGTTAAAACAAGAGTAGCACCTAATGCTTTTAGTAAGTTTCGGCGTTCAAGACTCATCGTTTCGGGCATAGTTAATATTAATTTATATCCTTTTACGGAAGAAACCCAAGCTAAGCCTATGCCAGTGTTTCCGCTTGTGGGTTCAATAATTACAGAATTGGGAACAAGAATGCCTTTGTTCTCAGCATCTTCAATCATCGACAGAGCAACACGGTCTTTAACGCTGCCTCCTGGATTAAATGATTCTAACTTTACTATAACTCTCGCTTTTAGTTGCTCCGATTTTTCTATGTTGTGTATAGCTAAAAGAGGAGTATTGCCTATAAGGGCGGTTAAATCAGAATGTATCCTTGACATATATTAATTTTAAGTTAGAGCTTTGCGAAGCTGTTCTAATGCTTGTTCTAAAATAGATCGAGCAACGCCTACGTTGATTCTCATAAAGCCTTCGCCACCTTGCCCATACATTTCGCCATCGTTTAAAGCTAAACGAGCTTTCTTTACAAAAAGTTCTATAAGCTGGTCGTGATTAAGATTTAAGCTTCTACAATCTAACCAAACAAGAAAAGAAGCCTGAGGTCGAAGAGGTTTTATTTGAGGGATATACTTTTCGCAGTAATCAATTAAAAAATCTATGTTGTTCTCTATATAGCGAAGCATTTCTTTACGCCAAGGTTCTCCTTTGCTAAAAGCTGCAATGGTTGCTATGGGGGCAAACATATTAGGGTGGCTAAACTCATTTACTGTTAGCCAATCAAAATAACGTTTGCGAATATTGTCATCAGGTACTACTGCGTAAGAGCTTACTATGCCTGCTATATTAAATGTTTTAGACGGAGCAGAAAAGGTGATGCTACAAGCGGCAGCTTCATCAGAAACAGTAGCAAAGGGGATATGTTTATTGTCCCACAGAGCCATATCGCAATGTATTTCGTCGGAAATAACAATTATATTTCGTTTATAACAAAAATCGGCTAATCGAACTAAAGTTTCTTTATCCCATGTAATCCCAGCTGGGTTGTGAGGGTTTGCGAAAATTAGCATTCTGCATTTATCGTCGGTTACAGCTTCAAGATTTTCAAAATCTATACTATACGAGCCGTCTTTGTTTTTGCGCAAAGGATTGTACACAACCTCACGTTTATTCCCTAATGTTGTAAGTTGGAATGGATTATAAACAGGAGGTTGAATGATAACTTTCTCGTCTTCTTTTACAAAAACATTAATAGCCATTCCTATACCTCTAACTATACCTGGTATATATGTAAGCCATTCTCGCTTTACGTTCCATTGGTGGTGAGATGCAATCCAGTCTATAACAGTGGGCCAATAATCTTTGGGTTCTACGGTATATCCGAATAGCGAATGATTCAACCTTTGTTGCAAAGCTTCGGTAATAAATGGGGGTGTTTCAAAGTCCATATCAGCAATCCACAAGGGTAGTAAATTTGTGTCGCCATATAGTTCTTGTAAAGATTCTAATTTTAGTGCGTCAGTGCCTTCTCTGTTTATGATTTTATCAAAACTGTAATTCTTCATCGAATACGAATATTAGTGTTCAGTATAACTTGTTTTTCTATTTCCTTAAATTGTTAGCTTGTGTATTTTTTTTCAAAAATAACGAATGCAAAGGTATGGATATTATCAGAATTAACAAATTTAATGTCTCGAAAAACTCACTGTGTTTCAAAAAAAACTGACTGAGTTTTGTATCGCATCACAGTGAGTTTTAAAGGTAAACATAGTGCGCTTTTTTTGTAACACAGTACGGTTTTTTACGTGCCTACAGTAAGTTTTATTTTTCTACCCTTCACATCTTGTAACTTATTGAGCAGTAAAGGAAAAGTGTGAAGGCAAGCATTTTGTTGTTTTCTATCTCCAAAATAAGAATTATCTTTGCGTTATGGAACTTTTTCAGTATGCTTTTTTTCAAAATGCTTTAATCGGAAGTCTGTTTACTTGCATAGCCTGCGGTATAGTGGGAAGTTATATAGTTGTTCGCCGATTGGTTTTTATTAGCGGTGGAATTACTCACGCTTCGTTTGGCGGCTTGGGTTTGGGCTTCTTTCTTGGAGTGAATCCTATAGTTTCGGCTTTGGTGTTTTCTGTGTCTTCAGCATTTGGTGTTGAGTGGCTCTCGAAAAAACAGGGGGTTAGAGAAGATTCGGCAATAGCAGCTCTGTGGGCATTAGGAATGGCTTTGGGAGTTATTTGTATTTTTCTGACACCAGGATACGCACCTAATATATCATCTTATTTATTTGGGAATATCTTAACCGTAACAAGTGCGGATATTTGGTTTATTGGTGTTTTTGCTATACTTGTATGTTTGCTTTTTGCATTGTTTTTTAAGCCTATAATGTTTACAGCTTTCGATAGAGAGTTTGCCAAAACACAAAGAGTAAAGGTAGAGCTAATCGAACATCTTATGATGGTAGCTATTGCAATTTGTATAGTGGCAAGCATAAGACTGATAGGTATAATGTTGCTGATGTCGTTGCTTACAGTTCCTCAGATGACAGCTAATCTTTTTACATCGCAGTTTAAGAATATGATTTTATATTCTATTGCAATTGGTATTTTAGGTTGTTTTGCAGGTTTGTTTTTGTCGTACTATCTTAATGTTCCTTCGGGAGCTTCTATTATATTTGTGCAAGTTATTATATTTTTTGTATGTAAAGCACTTACATTTCTTCCCTTAAAGACAATAAAACCCCGATAGTTTTGTTTAAAGTTAAGGTTATTCGAATAAAACTCAATGTCGAGATATAAATATATATACATATTAGTATTGTTGTGTGTCTTGTTTACTGCTTGTTCTTCTTCTAAAAATACAGCAGGAACACGATGGTATCATTCGTTTAACACTCGTTATAATGTTTATTTCAATGGCGATATGGCTTATCAAGAAGCATTAAAGAGCCAGATGGATAACTATAAAGAAAATTATACCGAAACTATACTAATGTATCCTGTAAGTGCTCTGCCTAAGGATAAGACACAAACAGGAGGCCCTTTCGACCGTGCTATCGAAAAGTCGGTAAAGGCAATACAAACTCATTCAATACAAACAAAACCTGAAAGAAAGGCAGGTAAAAGAAACGACCCTAAATATAAAGAATGGCTGAGTAGGGTAGAGTATAATCCTTTCCTTCATAATGCTTGGGTGCTTTTAGGTAAATCGCAATTTCACAATGGCGACTTTCTGCAAGCAGCAAGCACTTTCTCGTATGTATCGCGCATTTATAGCGGTCAGCCAGAGATAGGGTTGAATGCTAAAATATGGCAAGCTCGTTGCTATTCAGAATTGGAGTGGTTTTACGAAGCTGAAGATATATTAGAGAAACTAAAATTAGTGGAGCTTCCTAATAAACTGAAAAACTTTTACGAAACTGTTTATGCCGATCTTTTAATTAAACAAAAGAAATATAGAGAGTCTGTTCCTTATCTGCAAACAGCTATAAAGGCAGAGAAAAATAAAACTCAAAAGGCAAGAGAGAAATATTTATTAGGACAAATATACGCTTCGCTTGGGGAAAGAAATCTTGCGTACAATACCTTTGGCGAAATATCGAGTGCTTATGCTCCTTATGTATTAGAGTTTAGTGCAAAGATACGTCAGAGTGAAGTTTATAGTGGAACCGACACAACGAAAGTTACCAAAAATCTACGTAAGATGGCTAAGAGTTCTAAAAATAAGGAATACTTAGATCAACTGTATTATGCTTTGGGAAATGTTTATATGTCGGTGCCCGATACAGCAAAGGCTATTGAAAGTTACGAACTTGGAGTGGAAAAGAGCGCACAACAAGGTATAGACAAGGCATTAAATCAGATTAGGTTGGGAGATATTTATTTTGTTAAACGAGAGTTTATAAAGGCGCAACCTAATTATAGCGAATCTCTTTCGCAGCTAAAAAAAGAAGATGAGGCTTTTGCAAGAGTTTCTAAGCGTTCGGAAATCTTAGATGAATTAGTTGTTCATTTGGAAGCTATAGAACTTCAAGATAGTTTGTTGCGCTTGTCGGCAATGTCGGAAGAAGAAAAATTGAAAGTTGTAAATAATTTAATTGAAGAACTTAAAAAGAAAGAAAAAGAAGAGCAACACAATCAAGACAGAGAAAATTATCTTGCAAACCAAGAAGATGCGCGTGCAGAATTAAGTATGAACAGACCTGCTCCTCCAGGTATTTCACCTATAACTAAACCGAATGAGAGTTCTTTCTATTTTTATAATTCTCAGGTAGTAACTCAGGGTAAAAATACATTTAATCAGAAGTGGGGGCGACGAAAACTTGAAGATGATTGGCGACGCAGAAATAAATCTAATCCGATGTTAGACCCATTGGCAGAAGAGGAAAATACAACTATAGAATCGGAAGAGGAAATTATTGAAGAAGAAATAGAATTAGATGAAAATGGAGAGCCTATAATTCCTGTAGAAGAAGAGATTGGCAATACGGAAGACGTTGCTGTAGAGTTGTCTACCGATCCTCACGACCCTCAATATTACCTACAACAGATACCCACTACAGAAGAAGAGATTGAAGCTTCGAATGCAATAATAGCTGGAGGGTTATACAATGCAGCCGTAATATATAAAGAAAAGCTTGAGGATATACCTTTGGCTTTGGAAACTTTTGCAGAGCTTGATAGACGTTTCCCTAATAATGAACAGAGTTTAGATGCTTATTATCACACATATCTTATATATTTAAGAGATAATAATGTGGCTATGTCGGAAATGTATAAACAGAAAATAATAGCAAATTTCCCTGAAAGTGAATTGGCAATAGCTATGTCGGACTCCGAATATGAGCAAAACTTAAGAATGCTTTATACTCTTCCTGAATCTTTATACCAAGAAACATTTGAGGCTTATCAAAATGGTAACGTAAATACTGTTCGTAGTAACTACAACTTGATGAATACTAAGTATAATCAGTCGGCTCTTATGCCTAAGTTTATTTTCTTAAACGCATTAAGTTATGTTCAAACCAACGATGCTAATGAGTTTAAGGAACAGCTTAAAGATTTGATAACTCGTTATCCTGATGCTGATGTGTCGGTATTGGCAGCCGAAATAATGAAAGGCTTTCAACGTGGACTTGTGCTTTCGGCTTCTGGGGGGAATATGTTAAGGGGTAGTTTGTTTAATATGCGTTTCGGATTAAACGAAGATGGCGAATTAATAGAAGATGTGTCGAATATTGTTTTTTCTACTGCAACAGAAACTCCTTATGAGTTGTTGATATTATACCCACAAGGAAGTCTCAATGATAATATGTTGCTTTACTCGGTGGCAAATTTCAACATTAGTAACTTCTTGGTAAATGATTTCGATTTAGAAAAAAGTGAAACGGGAGATATAGGAATGTTGCAAATAAAAGGATTTGCAAATTATAGAGAGATACACCAATATTTAGAGATGATATATGCTTCTGGAGGTTATGCCGGAGAATTAGCTCAGGCTGCAATCGTAGTTCCTATTTCGGTAGAAAACTATGGCATACTTATGAAAGGGAAGAATATAGAAGAATATATGGACTTCTTTATAGAAAACTTTGAAAAAGATAATGAAGACCTGATAGATAGATGGTTGTTGAAACAAGAACAAGAATTAGAAGGCGATAAGATGTCTGATGTTGAAGAGGTAACTGATTACGCAACAGAGGAAATGAAAGAAGTTGTGGAGGAGGAAGAAAAAGAAGAGATTGTAGAAGAAGCATCTGAAAGTGTTATTGTTGAAAACAAAACTGACGAATTAGAGCAGCAACAGGTAGACAGCAAAACTGAAGAAAAGGTTGATGAGGTTGTTGCAGAAGAATCTAATGATTTATTAGACCAGTCGACTGAAACTTTGAATAAAGTAAATGAAGCGGTAGATGAAATAATGAACGACCCTATTAGAGGAATAGGCAATATATTCAAAAAGAAAAAATCTAACGCAATAGATGAGTATGCTAAAGAACAAGAGAAATTGGATAAAGAGAGAAAGAAACAATTAGAAAAACAAAAGAAAGAAGAAGAGAAGGCTTTGCGCGAATTAGAAAAGCAAAAACAAAAAGAGGAAAAGGAACAAGCTAAAATTCTTGAAAAAGAAAACAAAATAAAAGAACAAGAGCTGGCTAAAAAGCAAAAAGAAGAACAGATGGCAAAAGAAGAAGAGAGAAAGCGCATAGAGCAAGAGGAAAAAGAGGCTCTTAGGCTTAGAGAGTTGGAGAAAGAAAAAGAAAAAGAACGAGTGAAAAAGGAGAGAGAAGATGTTAAGCTTCAAAGAGAATTAGAAAAACAGCAGATAAGAGAAGAGCGTGAAAGGCAAAAACTTGAAGCTAAACAACGTAGAGAAGAATTGAAACAGCAACGTGAATTAGAAAAAGAAGCAGCTAAACAACGTAGAATACAAGAAAAGTTAGATATGCAACAGCGTAGGGAAGCGGAAAAGCAAGCTAAACAAAAAAATAAATAATATTATGAAGAGAGATAAAGTACTATGGGCCGACGATGAAATGGATTTATTAAAACCTCACGTATTATTCCTTACCGATAAAGGTTATGATATTGTTACCGTTTGTAGTGGTCAAGATGCTTTAGACTCTATAAAGGAAGATTCTTTCGACTTAGTATTTCTTGATGAGAATATGCCTGGGTTGAGCGGTCTTGAAACTCTTTCTAAAATAAAAGAGATAAATCCCGATATTCCTGTTATTATGATAACAAAGAGCGAAGATGAAGGGATTATGAATCAAGCTATAGGAAGTAAAATAGCTGACTATCTTATAAAACCAGTTAACCCCAACCAGATACTTCTATCTATCAAAAAGAATCTTCATAAAAATCAAATTATAACACAAACAACTACTTCGGGTTATCAGCAAGAGTTTACTAAACTAAGTATGCAGATAAATGATTCTTCATCTGTTGAAGACTGGAAAGAGGTTTACAAAAAATTAGTTTATTGGGACTTAGAGCTGGAAGAGTCTCAAACAGGAATGACAGAATTACTACACGCTCAAAAACAAGACGCAAATAGTTTATTCTCTAAATTTATTAAAAAGAATTACGAGGGCTGGATTAAGGATTATGACGATACTCGTCCTGTTATGAGCCCTGATGTATTCAAAACAAAAGTATTTCCGTTGTTAGATAATGGAGAGAAAGTATTCTTTGTGCTTATAGATAACTTTCGTTTAGATCAATGGCGAGAAGTTAAAGATATGCTATCAGAGTTTTTTACCTTTAACGAAGATTTGTATTTCTCTATTTTGCCTACAGCTACTCAGTATGCTCGTAATTCTATCTTCTCGGGGCTTATGCCTTTGCAAATAGAAGAGATGTTCCCCGATTTGTGGGTCGATGAAGAGTCGGAAGAAGGTAAAAATCTTAATGAGGCTCCTTTAATTCAAACACATATTGATAGATATAGAAAGAAATATAGCTTTTCTTATCATAAGATAAATGAAACAAGCTACGGAGAAAGGCTTGTGCAAAACTTCTCTCAATTAGATAATTATCAACTGAATGTTATTGTACTTAACTTTGTGGATATGTTGTCGCACGCTCGTACTGAATCTAAAATGGTAAGAGAACTTGCTTCTTCAGAGGCGGCTTATCGCTCTCTTACTCGTTCGTGGTTTAAGCATTCATCGGCTATGGAATTGTTCAGAAAGATTTCAGAAAAAGGAGCAAAGATTATTTTAACAACAGACCACGGTACTATCAGAGTCCAAAATCCTATTAAGGTGGTAGGGGATAAGAATACGAATACCAACCTTAGATATAAATTAGGAAAGAATTTATCTTATAATCCTAAAGATGTTTATGAAATATCAAACCCTCAGAAGTTTGGTTTGCCAACTCCCAATGTAAGCACTAAGTATATCTTTGCTATGAACGATAGCTTTTTTGCTTACCCTAATAATTACAACTACTATGTATCTTATTATAAAGATACGTTCCAGCACGGAGGCATCTCAATGGAAGAAATGATGATACCTTTGATTACTTTAGAGCCGAAAGAATAATCAGCTAATGAACAAAGTTAGCGGAGTTGATGTTCCTATATAAGACAATGATCTTATAAAGGATTATTCTTATTATTAATCAATAAATTTTATTATTATGTGGAGTTGGATTATTTACATTTTAATTGGAGCTGCTGCGGGTTGGGTTGCAGGAATGTTAACTAAAGGTGGAGGCTTTGGATTTCTTATTAATGCCTTAATAGGTATTGTTGGAGGAGTTCTTGGAGGCTGGGTGTTTGGACTTTTTGGTTTAAGTAGTACGGGGAATTGGGGTAGTTTTATTACTTCAATTATAGGAGCAGTACTACTTCTATGGATAATTTCATTGTTCAAGAAAAAGTAAACAGAAAAACAAAAGTCGTAAAGGATAGCTCTTTTACGACTTTTTTATTTTAATTCAAAACCTGATAACGATTGCTCCCCTTATAACTTACACCATAAGTTCTTAATGTATGCTTGGATATTCCTTTTGTTGGAACACCTTTCCCATAGCCAAGTTCGTAAAGCTCGCCACACTGTGGGCAAGTAGCACAACCTACATCGTCGGGGATAATTCTTACTAACTTAGAAGAGTCTGCCATTTCTACGGGGCAAGCTAAATCATAAGCATATATATTGATACCTCCTGTAGTAAAACCATTGATTACTAATATACCTCCAAAGCCAATTCTATCGGAAGCGTCTCTGGGTTCGGTGAAAGTCTTAGCCGCTAAAGTAGGAATCAAATCACTATCTCTATCACTTAAATAGAGTGTTAGTTTAACTGGTCTATAAGGGATAGGCGATTGACCTTCTTCATCGCACGATGTAAAGAAAGTTACAGAGCATATAATGCACAACAACAAAACCTTAGGGTATTTCATAAACTAACAACAGAAAGATTTGTATGAACTCTTAGAAACTGTTTAAATTTTAGTTATTCTAATTTTTAGAACTATTTTTCGTCTGATTAGCCGTTTTTAGAAGCGATAATAGCGGGCTATTTGAGCTGAGAAAAGCAATAATCATACTAAAAAGAGACTAAAAATGAATAAAGAAGTTATTTTATGGTTTGATATTATTTTTCGTCTAAAATTTAAACAGTTTCTTAATTCAAAAGGGCTTCTATTGCTCTATTCTTTTCTCCGAAATCAAATTCGTTTATAATACGCTCTTTCATTTCTTCGATTTTATCATTGCATAAGTTGCCAATGCTGCCTTCGTGAGTGTGATTAACCGAACAGTCGGTTGTGAAGTTTCCTGCTTCTACTTCCAATCCTACTTGTTTGTAAGCATCTCTGAAAGGAACTCCTTGAAGAACTAATTCGTTTACTTTTTCCACACTGAACAACAAAGAATATTTATCGTCTGACAAAATGTTTTCGTTTACTTTTAACGATTGCATCATAAGAGTTGTCATAGTAATACAATCATTAAGCTCGTCGAAAGAAGGAATAAATAATTCTTTTGTTATTTGTAAATCGCGGAAATATCCAGAAGGAAGATTGTTTATAATCAATGATATTTGTTGAGGAATACTTTGTATTGCATTGCATTTAGCACGAGTAAGCTCAAATACGTCTGGGTTTTTCTTGTGAGGCATAATGCTCGAGCCAGTCGTAAACTCATCAGGCAATTTAATAAATCCGAAGTTCTGACTATTATACAAACAAGCATCGTAAGCTAACTTAGAAAGAGTTCCCGCTATGCCAGCTAAAGCAAAACCAACGGTGCGTTCTAACTTGCCTCTTCCCATTTGAGCATACACAACATTGTAGTTCATCGATTGAAAACCCAATAAATCAGTAGTCATCTGACGATTTAATGGGAATGAAGAACCATAGCCTGCTGCCGATCCCAAAGGATTGCGATTACATATTTTATATGCCGCTTGCAACAACTGCAAATCATCGGTTAGGCTTTCGGCGTACGCTCCAAACCACAAACCAAAAGACGAAGGCATAGCTATTTGTAAGTGAGTATATCCTGGTAGTAAAACGTCTTTATAGCGATTGCTTTGGCTTAGTAAAACATCTATAAGGTTAGATACATTGTGAACTAAAGTTTCTATAGCTTCACGAGTAAAGAGTTTTAGGTCTAACAACACTTGGTCGTTGCGAGATCGTCCGCTGTGGATTTTCTTTCCTACATCGCCAAGTTTACGAGTAAGCATTAGTTCTACTTGCGAATGAACATCTTCCACTCCTTCTTCTATTACGAACTCTCCCGTTTCGGCAAGTTTGTAAATGTTTTTTAGTTCTTCAAGAATGCTTTTTAATTCATCGTTTGATAAAAGACCTATACTTTCTAACATAGTTGTATGAGCCATAGAGCCCAGAATGTCAGACTTAGCTAAGTATATGTCCATTTCGCGATCTTTACCAACGGTAAATCTTTCAACTTCTTTATCTACCTGAATGTTTTTTTGCCAAAGTTTCATATTGTTAAATATTGCAGTAAGGAATAGCTGCTAAAACATCAGCTATCTTATTTATACCTTCTTGTAAAGGTTTAGACAACATAGGTTTAAGGAAAGGATTTAAGTCTGCCTTTACTGTTAGTTTCATCTTTGTTTCCTCAGAAGACGATTCAACTAACTGTATCCACATAAACACATCAAAAGGAGCTTTGTCTGCCTTGAATTTTATTGTTTTAGGAAATTCCCTTTCTATTATGGTAAACTTTATGTTTCCAGCCGGACTTACAGAGAACGAACAAGAATCTTTATCGAAAGAGAAATCTTGAACTTTATCTTTAGGAAGTTTATCTTTTACATTTTCAAGATAACTCATATCCGACAAAACCTCAAAAACTCTCTCTTGATTGTGTGGGATTGTTTTAATCTCACTTTGAAAATCTGTATTCATTATTATTTTATTTTACTCCCCAGTTAGCAGGGTCTTTTCTCCACTCTTGTAGGGTTTTAATCTCCGACTCGTCTATGTATTTAGTGCTTAAAGCTTCATCAAGTATAGCGTCGTAATTACTTAAAGTAGTC comes from Dysgonomonadaceae bacterium PH5-43 and encodes:
- a CDS encoding tetratricopeptide (TPR) repeat protein (product_source=COG0457; cleavage_site_network=SignalP-noTM; cog=COG0457; smart=SM00028; superfamily=48452; transmembrane_helix_parts=Inside_1_6,TMhelix_7_29,Outside_30_1236); this encodes MSRYKYIYILVLLCVLFTACSSSKNTAGTRWYHSFNTRYNVYFNGDMAYQEALKSQMDNYKENYTETILMYPVSALPKDKTQTGGPFDRAIEKSVKAIQTHSIQTKPERKAGKRNDPKYKEWLSRVEYNPFLHNAWVLLGKSQFHNGDFLQAASTFSYVSRIYSGQPEIGLNAKIWQARCYSELEWFYEAEDILEKLKLVELPNKLKNFYETVYADLLIKQKKYRESVPYLQTAIKAEKNKTQKAREKYLLGQIYASLGERNLAYNTFGEISSAYAPYVLEFSAKIRQSEVYSGTDTTKVTKNLRKMAKSSKNKEYLDQLYYALGNVYMSVPDTAKAIESYELGVEKSAQQGIDKALNQIRLGDIYFVKREFIKAQPNYSESLSQLKKEDEAFARVSKRSEILDELVVHLEAIELQDSLLRLSAMSEEEKLKVVNNLIEELKKKEKEEQHNQDRENYLANQEDARAELSMNRPAPPGISPITKPNESSFYFYNSQVVTQGKNTFNQKWGRRKLEDDWRRRNKSNPMLDPLAEEENTTIESEEEIIEEEIELDENGEPIIPVEEEIGNTEDVAVELSTDPHDPQYYLQQIPTTEEEIEASNAIIAGGLYNAAVIYKEKLEDIPLALETFAELDRRFPNNEQSLDAYYHTYLIYLRDNNVAMSEMYKQKIIANFPESELAIAMSDSEYEQNLRMLYTLPESLYQETFEAYQNGNVNTVRSNYNLMNTKYNQSALMPKFIFLNALSYVQTNDANEFKEQLKDLITRYPDADVSVLAAEIMKGFQRGLVLSASGGNMLRGSLFNMRFGLNEDGELIEDVSNIVFSTATETPYELLILYPQGSLNDNMLLYSVANFNISNFLVNDFDLEKSETGDIGMLQIKGFANYREIHQYLEMIYASGGYAGELAQAAIVVPISVENYGILMKGKNIEEYMDFFIENFEKDNEDLIDRWLLKQEQELEGDKMSDVEEVTDYATEEMKEVVEEEEKEEIVEEASESVIVENKTDELEQQQVDSKTEEKVDEVVAEESNDLLDQSTETLNKVNEAVDEIMNDPIRGIGNIFKKKKSNAIDEYAKEQEKLDKERKKQLEKQKKEEEKALRELEKQKQKEEKEQAKILEKENKIKEQELAKKQKEEQMAKEEERKRIEQEEKEALRLRELEKEKEKERVKKEREDVKLQRELEKQQIREERERQKLEAKQRREELKQQRELEKEAAKQRRIQEKLDMQQRREAEKQAKQKNK
- a CDS encoding DNA-binding response OmpR family regulator (product_source=COG0745; cath_funfam=3.40.50.2300; cog=COG0745; pfam=PF00072,PF08665; smart=SM00448; superfamily=52172,53649), whose product is MKRDKVLWADDEMDLLKPHVLFLTDKGYDIVTVCSGQDALDSIKEDSFDLVFLDENMPGLSGLETLSKIKEINPDIPVIMITKSEDEGIMNQAIGSKIADYLIKPVNPNQILLSIKKNLHKNQIITQTTTSGYQQEFTKLSMQINDSSSVEDWKEVYKKLVYWDLELEESQTGMTELLHAQKQDANSLFSKFIKKNYEGWIKDYDDTRPVMSPDVFKTKVFPLLDNGEKVFFVLIDNFRLDQWREVKDMLSEFFTFNEDLYFSILPTATQYARNSIFSGLMPLQIEEMFPDLWVDEESEEGKNLNEAPLIQTHIDRYRKKYSFSYHKINETSYGERLVQNFSQLDNYQLNVIVLNFVDMLSHARTESKMVRELASSEAAYRSLTRSWFKHSSAMELFRKISEKGAKIILTTDHGTIRVQNPIKVVGDKNTNTNLRYKLGKNLSYNPKDVYEISNPQKFGLPTPNVSTKYIFAMNDSFFAYPNNYNYYVSYYKDTFQHGGISMEEMMIPLITLEPKE
- a CDS encoding putative membrane protein YeaQ/YmgE (transglycosylase-associated protein family) (product_source=COG2261; cog=COG2261; pfam=PF04226; superfamily=49785; transmembrane_helix_parts=Outside_1_3,TMhelix_4_21,Inside_22_27,TMhelix_28_50,Outside_51_54,TMhelix_55_77,Inside_78_81), giving the protein MWSWIIYILIGAAAGWVAGMLTKGGGFGFLINALIGIVGGVLGGWVFGLFGLSSTGNWGSFITSIIGAVLLLWIISLFKKK
- a CDS encoding hypothetical protein (product_source=Hypo-rule applied; superfamily=57903); translation: MKYPKVLLLCIICSVTFFTSCDEEGQSPIPYRPVKLTLYLSDRDSDLIPTLAAKTFTEPRDASDRIGFGGILVINGFTTGGINIYAYDLACPVEMADSSKLVRIIPDDVGCATCPQCGELYELGYGKGVPTKGISKHTLRTYGVSYKGSNRYQVLN